CTCACGAAGCCATTCTTACACGTGTTCACCTGGAAGAAGGGTTTAATGAGCTTGATGCTTACTATTGGTACGACGGAAGCAACGGAAGTATTCTTGCATTCGTAATCAATCCGGGAATTTTCACCAGCTACCAGGGAAGTTATCAAACCAGCTTAATCCAGTCAACGGCAGGAGAAGAAGAATTCGATGTCATCATGAGCGCCGTATACCAGAACCCGGTTCAGGAAAAACTATATGTAAGCGTGAAAAACTTTACCGGAGGAGATTTGAATTACACCATTTTTGATCTGAACGGGAAATTTATTTCCAGCGGAAAAGCTCAAAATGATCCGGACGATACTTCCATCATCGATACAAATGTGTCCGAATTATCCAAAGGAATCTACCTGTTAACTATTATTTCCGAAAATAATTCAGGGAGCAAAACAATCCGATTTACCAAGGAATAACAAGGCTTTCAGCAATTTTAAAGGACTATTTAACCGTAGTCCTTTTTTATTTTTATAGTACTTTGTATTGCATAGTACCAAATTATACATATATTTGTGTCATAAATAGTACTTGTTATGAATGTAGAAAACACTCAGGCCCAAATGCGGAAAGGAATCCTGGAATTCTGTATTCTCAGCATCCTGAATAATCACGAAGCTTATCCTTCTGAAATTCTGGACCAGCTGAAACAGGCAAAGCTGATTGTGGTGGAAGGAACACTTTACCCGCTTTTGACCCGCCTGAAGAATATCGAACTCCTTACCTATCGCTGGGAAGAATCCACTTCCGGTCCGCCCAGAAAATATTACTCGATAACGGAAACCGGGAAAAGTACGCTGGAAGCCCTTCAAACAACGTGGAACGAGCTTCAGCATGCTGTAGAAACATTAACTGCTAAAAAGAACTGATTATGAAAAAGACACTCTCAATACATTTAGGTCGTCAATTATTTGTCATCGAAGAAGATGCTTACGACCGTTTACAGGCTTACCTGAAGAAACTGGAAGCTTCCCTGGCAAACGAATCCGGGATTACAGAAATCGTTGAAGACATTGAAATGCGCTTTGCCGAGTTATTGACTCAATACCTGGGTGAAACACGCCAGGTCGTTACCATCGGGGATGTTGAGAAAGCAATTGCTTCTTTGGGAGAACCGGAAGAAATCACGGAAGAAACCGAACAGCCGAAACAGCAAACACAGGTAAATGTTGATTCGAACGGTCAGAAACGCATGTACCGCGACGTAGATAATGGCATGCTCGGAGGACTTTGTTCGGGATTTGCAGCTTACCTCGGAATAGACCCGGTAATTATCCGGATTATCTTCGTGATTTTCTTATTCATGGGATTCGGTTTCTTGCTTTATATTATTTTATGGATCATCATTCCCAGTGCAAAAACTCCTTCCGAGCGCTTGCAAATGAGAGGAAAACCGGTGAATATCGATACACTGAAGGAAGAATTTGAAAAAACTGCCGGTCGTTTGAAAGACGATACCATCAACGCAGCAAACAAATTCA
The window above is part of the Fluviicola sp. genome. Proteins encoded here:
- a CDS encoding PadR family transcriptional regulator, whose translation is MNVENTQAQMRKGILEFCILSILNNHEAYPSEILDQLKQAKLIVVEGTLYPLLTRLKNIELLTYRWEESTSGPPRKYYSITETGKSTLEALQTTWNELQHAVETLTAKKN